Genomic DNA from Gemmatimonadota bacterium:
AAGCCGGGGAGGGCTCCTGCGTCCAACTCGAGCTGCCTCTCGGCCCGTCGTGCCAGTCGGGCGCGGCGGGCGCGCTCGAATTCGCGGTGCAATTCGACCAGAAATTCCAGGGCTTCGGGCGTGAGGATTTGGCGGGCATCCGCCGTCGCCGGGGGGAGGACTTTGACGGCCTCGAGAGCGCTCTGGGTCACTGGGGTCTCCTGCGAGAAACGTACGCCTTGGCGCGGCCGCCGCGCTCCCCGCCGCTCGGGCAGCAGTTTCTCGAGGGCGCCCCGGCGGGAAGCGGTGA
This window encodes:
- a CDS encoding malate synthase A, with the translated sequence MTQSALEAVKVLPPATADARQILTPEALEFLVELHREFERARRARLARRAERQLELDAGALPG